A window of the Bacillus andreraoultii genome harbors these coding sequences:
- the tagU gene encoding polyisoprenyl-teichoic acid--peptidoglycan teichoic acid transferase TagU, translating into MYGGNILEKRERRPKKRKWLRYTLIVLAVVLIGLFGYLYSIYHSFTKAVDNMHTPIRETSEKRTQDITLKNKDPFSVLLLGVDQRKNDRGRSDTIIVMTVNPRKESIEMVSIPRDTRTEIVGRGTVDKINHAYAFGGVEMSMDTVENFLDIPIDYFVQVNMEGFKEIVDSVGGVTVNNDLDFTYEGKHFPKGQITLNGNDALKFSRMRKQDPRGDFGRQLRQRQIIEAVVREGASLKSLTNYGDIFSALGNNVKTNLTFDEMVDIQANYRSAVKEIDQKQLKGSGTKINKIYYFVVPDEERTAIQDMLKEHLEIK; encoded by the coding sequence ATGTATGGAGGGAATATTTTGGAAAAAAGGGAAAGACGGCCAAAGAAAAGAAAATGGCTACGATATACGTTAATTGTCCTTGCAGTAGTTCTCATCGGCCTTTTTGGTTACTTATACTCAATCTACCATTCTTTTACAAAAGCAGTAGATAATATGCATACACCTATTCGTGAAACATCAGAGAAACGAACACAAGACATTACATTAAAGAATAAAGATCCATTTTCTGTACTTTTACTTGGGGTCGATCAACGGAAAAATGACCGTGGGCGTTCTGATACCATTATCGTTATGACGGTTAACCCACGAAAAGAATCTATTGAAATGGTCAGTATTCCACGGGATACAAGAACGGAAATTGTAGGACGTGGGACAGTCGATAAAATCAACCATGCCTATGCATTTGGTGGCGTTGAGATGTCCATGGATACAGTTGAAAACTTTTTAGACATTCCAATTGATTACTTTGTCCAAGTGAATATGGAAGGATTTAAAGAAATCGTAGACTCTGTTGGTGGTGTAACTGTAAATAATGATCTGGACTTTACGTACGAGGGCAAACATTTTCCAAAGGGACAAATTACTTTAAATGGAAATGATGCATTAAAATTCTCACGGATGCGGAAACAAGATCCTCGTGGTGACTTCGGTCGGCAATTACGACAACGACAAATTATTGAAGCAGTTGTCCGTGAAGGTGCTAGCTTAAAATCATTAACGAACTATGGCGATATTTTCTCTGCACTTGGGAATAATGTAAAAACAAACTTAACTTTTGACGAAATGGTTGATATTCAAGCAAATTATCGTTCAGCCGTGAAAGAGATTGATCAAAAACAATTAAAGGGTTCTGGTACAAAAATAAATAAAATTTATTACTTCGTCGTTCCGGATGAAGAACGGACAGCGATTCAAGATATGTTGAAAGAACATCTTGAGATTAAATAA